Proteins from a single region of Pseudodesulfovibrio portus:
- a CDS encoding Gfo/Idh/MocA family protein: MKKIRFGILSTAKIGRTKVVPAIQHSELCRVDAISSRTMESARAAADALSIPKAYDSYEALLADPDIDAVYIPLPNHLHVAWAIKGLEAGKHVLCEKPIGLNTSEANELINAEGRHPDLKIMEAFMYRHHPQWVEAKRLVDVGEIGELKTIQSFFSYYNADPDNIRNKADIGGGAMMDIGCYNISLSRFIFDAEPSRGIGFMERDPEFGTDRLFSGMLDFKGRVSSFTCSTQLADYQRVNIFGTTGRIEILIPFNAPPDRPCALILQRDNVPEDEQLRTITFDICDQYSIQADVFARAILDDTRVPVTLNDAYANMQTLERLMKSAEDGTWVRC; this comes from the coding sequence ATGAAAAAGATACGCTTCGGCATCCTGTCCACTGCCAAGATAGGCAGGACCAAGGTCGTCCCCGCCATCCAGCACTCCGAGCTGTGCCGGGTGGACGCCATCAGCTCCCGGACCATGGAATCCGCCCGGGCTGCGGCGGACGCGCTGTCCATCCCCAAGGCGTATGATTCCTACGAGGCGCTTTTGGCCGACCCGGACATCGACGCCGTGTACATTCCCCTGCCCAACCACCTGCACGTGGCCTGGGCCATCAAGGGGCTGGAGGCGGGAAAGCACGTGCTCTGCGAAAAGCCCATCGGCCTGAACACCAGCGAGGCCAACGAGCTGATCAACGCGGAGGGAAGGCACCCCGACCTCAAGATCATGGAGGCGTTCATGTACCGGCATCACCCGCAGTGGGTCGAGGCCAAGCGGCTGGTGGACGTTGGGGAGATCGGAGAACTCAAGACCATCCAGTCCTTCTTCTCCTATTACAACGCCGACCCGGACAACATCCGCAACAAGGCGGACATCGGCGGCGGGGCCATGATGGACATCGGCTGCTACAACATCTCCCTGTCCCGCTTCATCTTCGACGCCGAACCCAGCCGGGGCATCGGCTTCATGGAGCGCGACCCGGAATTCGGCACGGACCGTCTCTTCTCCGGCATGCTCGACTTCAAGGGCAGGGTGTCCTCGTTCACCTGCTCCACCCAGCTGGCCGACTACCAGCGGGTGAACATCTTCGGCACCACCGGGCGCATCGAGATACTGATCCCCTTCAACGCGCCCCCGGACAGGCCGTGCGCCCTGATCCTGCAGCGGGACAACGTCCCGGAGGACGAACAGCTCAGGACCATCACCTTCGACATCTGCGACCAGTACTCCATCCAGGCCGACGTGTTCGCCAGGGCGATCCTCGACGACACGCGCGTGCCCGTCACCCTGAACGACGCCTACGCCAACATGCAGACCCTCGAGCGGCTCATGAAGAGCGCCGAGGACGGGACCTGGGTGCGCTGCTAG
- a CDS encoding fatty acid desaturase gives MNDTGKLSIQALRTSLKPFAKPELGPAVWQIANTFLPYFGLWGLLIYLLKSAVPYYLVFPLFIPAALLLVRIFIIFHDCAHSSFFASHRANTILGYVSGFLTFTPFAYWQRTHLVHHGSYANLDKRGVGDLWTLTVNEYRALSPAKRLAYRLYRNPFVFLGVGPGYSFLVTQRFSHKGDGKRERFSIMLTNVAIVLLIALAGLTMGFRIYLMIQVPIMLIAGAVGVWLFYVQHQFEGVYWAHQDDWDPVKAALDGSSYYKLPKVLQWFTGNIGQHHVHHVLPRIPNYRLQESYDATPAMQTVPPLTLLKSMGSLKLNLWDEERHKLVSFASLSG, from the coding sequence ATGAATGATACCGGCAAACTCTCGATACAGGCTTTGCGGACCTCGTTGAAACCGTTCGCAAAGCCGGAACTTGGCCCGGCCGTATGGCAGATCGCGAACACCTTCCTGCCCTATTTCGGACTTTGGGGACTGCTCATATATCTGTTGAAGAGCGCAGTGCCCTATTACCTGGTCTTTCCGCTGTTCATCCCGGCAGCCCTGCTGCTGGTACGCATCTTCATCATCTTTCACGATTGCGCGCACAGTTCATTCTTCGCCTCGCATCGGGCCAACACGATCCTGGGCTATGTCTCGGGCTTCTTGACGTTCACCCCGTTCGCCTACTGGCAGCGGACCCACCTCGTTCATCACGGCTCCTACGCCAATCTGGACAAACGGGGAGTGGGCGACCTGTGGACGCTGACGGTGAACGAGTACCGGGCGCTCTCTCCGGCCAAGCGCCTGGCCTATCGGCTCTACCGCAACCCGTTCGTGTTCCTGGGGGTCGGCCCGGGGTACTCGTTTCTGGTCACCCAGCGCTTCTCGCACAAGGGGGACGGGAAACGCGAACGCTTCAGCATCATGCTCACCAACGTGGCCATCGTGCTGCTGATCGCCCTGGCCGGTCTGACCATGGGCTTCAGGATCTACCTGATGATCCAGGTCCCGATCATGCTCATCGCCGGGGCGGTGGGCGTGTGGCTGTTCTACGTGCAGCACCAGTTCGAGGGGGTGTACTGGGCGCACCAGGACGACTGGGACCCCGTGAAGGCAGCCCTGGACGGCAGTTCCTATTACAAGCTCCCCAAGGTCCTGCAGTGGTTCACGGGCAACATCGGTCAGCATCACGTGCATCATGTGCTGCCGAGAATCCCGAATTACCGGCTCCAGGAGAGCTATGACGCCACCCCGGCGATGCAGACGGTCCCGCCGCTGACCCTGCTGAAAAGCATGGGATCGCTGAAGCTGAACCTGTGGGACGAGGAACGGCACAAGCTCGTCAGTTTCGCTTCACTGAGCGGATAG
- the ppnP gene encoding pyrimidine/purine nucleoside phosphorylase produces the protein MSEFTNVTVTKAANVYFDGKVTSRAVTFADGSVKTLGIMLPGEYEFGTAKPEVMEILSGELSVLLPGSEEWVSFSGGQTFEVKGDSKFKLRVASVTDYCCSYVD, from the coding sequence ATGTCCGAATTCACCAATGTCACGGTCACCAAGGCCGCCAACGTCTATTTTGACGGCAAAGTCACCAGCCGGGCCGTCACTTTTGCGGACGGAAGCGTGAAGACGCTCGGCATCATGCTGCCCGGCGAGTACGAGTTCGGCACCGCCAAGCCCGAAGTAATGGAGATTCTGTCCGGGGAGTTGAGCGTGCTCCTGCCCGGTTCCGAAGAATGGGTTTCCTTTTCCGGCGGCCAGACCTTCGAGGTGAAGGGCGATTCGAAATTCAAGCTCAGGGTCGCGTCCGTCACCGACTACTGCTGTTCCTACGTGGACTAG